One window of uncultured Desulfovibrio sp. genomic DNA carries:
- a CDS encoding helix-turn-helix domain-containing protein, producing MLDDILKTPQEVRLGIAAKAQAKRLALNMSQKDLAARSGVSLGSVKRFETTGEISLASLLAIALILNDLEAFSGLFNPPRPENLFKPQSPAPRKRAGRKRHES from the coding sequence ATGTTAGACGATATTTTAAAAACTCCGCAGGAAGTCCGGCTCGGCATCGCCGCCAAGGCGCAGGCCAAACGTCTTGCTCTCAATATGAGCCAGAAAGATTTGGCTGCCCGCAGCGGCGTTTCCCTTGGCTCTGTGAAGCGCTTTGAAACAACAGGGGAAATCTCGCTCGCGTCCCTGCTGGCTATCGCCCTGATTCTTAACGATCTTGAAGCCTTTTCCGGCTTGTTCAACCCGCCGCGCCCAGAAAACCTCTTCAAGCCGCAATCCCCAGCACCCCGCAAGCGGGCAGGGAGAAAACGCCATGAATCTTGA